Proteins encoded within one genomic window of Sphingomonas cannabina:
- the hisA gene encoding 1-(5-phosphoribosyl)-5-[(5-phosphoribosylamino)methylideneamino]imidazole-4-carboxamide isomerase — protein sequence MIVFPAIDLKAGQVVRLAEGDMARATVYGDDPAAQAAAFAAAGAEWLHVVDLDGAFAGDSVNGAAVARILETFPGKVQLGGGIRSREAIERWFSLGVTRVVIGTAALENPELVREAARDYPGAVVVAVDARDGMVATKGWADVSDVAVVDLARRFEDAGVGALLFTDVGRDGLLKGCNVEATVALAEAVAIPVIASGGVAGIEDIEALAGRPGIEGVITGRALYDGRLDLGEAIRVATC from the coding sequence ATGATCGTCTTCCCCGCCATCGACTTGAAGGCAGGCCAGGTCGTGCGCCTCGCGGAAGGCGATATGGCCCGCGCCACCGTCTACGGCGACGATCCCGCCGCGCAGGCCGCCGCCTTCGCCGCGGCCGGTGCCGAATGGCTCCACGTCGTCGACCTCGACGGAGCCTTCGCCGGCGATTCGGTCAACGGCGCCGCGGTCGCGCGCATCCTCGAGACGTTCCCCGGCAAGGTTCAGCTCGGCGGCGGCATCCGCAGCCGCGAGGCGATCGAACGCTGGTTCTCCCTCGGCGTGACGCGCGTCGTGATCGGCACCGCGGCGTTGGAGAACCCCGAGCTGGTGCGCGAGGCGGCGCGTGACTACCCCGGCGCGGTGGTCGTCGCGGTCGACGCACGCGACGGCATGGTCGCGACCAAGGGCTGGGCCGACGTCTCCGACGTGGCCGTAGTCGATCTCGCCCGCCGGTTCGAGGACGCGGGCGTCGGGGCACTGCTGTTCACCGACGTCGGCCGCGACGGGCTGCTCAAGGGCTGCAACGTCGAGGCGACGGTCGCGCTTGCCGAAGCCGTGGCGATTCCGGTGATCGCGAGCGGCGGCGTCGCCGGGATCGAGGACATCGAAGCGCTGGCCGGCCGGCCCGGCATCGAGGGAGTCATCACCGGACGCGCGCTCTACGACGGCCGGCTCGATCTCGGCGAGGCGATCCGGGTGGCGACGTGCTGA
- the hisH gene encoding imidazole glycerol phosphate synthase subunit HisH, which yields MSVALIDYGAGNLHSVHNALKAAGATDIAVTADPDAVRGAERVVLPGVGAFGACAGGLRGIPGMVEALDERVLRGGAPFLGVCVGMQLMATRGLELGEHQGLGWIAGEVAPIAPKEGVRVPHMGWNDVIPTVPHPLIEAGEAYFLHGFAFTGEDVIATTEHGGTLTAAIGRDNLVGVQFHPEKSQRYGIELLRRFLTWQP from the coding sequence ATGAGCGTCGCGCTGATCGACTATGGCGCGGGCAACCTCCATTCGGTCCACAACGCGCTGAAAGCGGCGGGCGCCACGGATATCGCCGTCACCGCCGATCCGGATGCCGTGCGCGGCGCCGAGCGGGTCGTGCTGCCCGGCGTCGGCGCGTTCGGCGCCTGCGCCGGCGGGCTGCGCGGCATCCCGGGCATGGTCGAGGCGCTGGACGAGCGCGTGCTGCGCGGCGGCGCGCCGTTCCTCGGCGTATGCGTTGGGATGCAGCTCATGGCGACACGCGGGCTCGAGCTCGGCGAGCACCAAGGGCTCGGCTGGATCGCGGGCGAGGTCGCGCCGATCGCCCCGAAGGAAGGCGTACGCGTACCGCACATGGGCTGGAACGACGTGATCCCCACCGTGCCGCACCCGCTGATCGAGGCGGGCGAGGCCTATTTCCTGCACGGCTTCGCCTTCACCGGCGAGGACGTGATCGCGACCACCGAGCACGGCGGCACGCTGACCGCGGCGATAGGGCGCGACAATCTGGTCGGCGTGCAGTTCCACCCGGAGAAGAGCCAGCGTTACGGCATCGAATTGCTGCGGAGGTTCCTGACATGGCAGCCATAA
- a CDS encoding YciI family protein, translating to MARVEAAPVSIITLTYRAPVEEIDRLLPEHVAWLEKGFDEGLFLIAGRQVPRVGGVILCRGHRAEVEALAATDPFVTSGASDFAVTEVAASMAAPAIAALLR from the coding sequence ATGGCGCGGGTCGAAGCCGCACCGGTCAGCATCATCACGCTGACCTATCGCGCGCCGGTCGAGGAGATCGACCGGCTGCTGCCCGAGCACGTCGCCTGGCTGGAGAAGGGATTCGACGAGGGCCTGTTCCTGATCGCCGGCCGGCAGGTGCCGCGCGTCGGCGGCGTCATCCTGTGCCGCGGCCATCGCGCCGAGGTCGAAGCGCTGGCGGCCACCGATCCGTTCGTGACAAGCGGTGCCAGCGATTTCGCCGTCACCGAGGTCGCGGCTAGCATGGCGGCGCCGGCGATCGCCGCGTTGCTGCGATGA
- the hisB gene encoding imidazoleglycerol-phosphate dehydratase HisB yields the protein MRTASLTRATSETRIEVAVNLDGTGLYEIATGIGFLDHMLEQLSRHSLIDLRLQAEGDLHIDQHHTVEDSALALGTVLAEALGDKKGIRRYGDALSPMDETLTRVALDISGRPYLVCKLPFTQKRLGEMDTELFEHWFHSFAQTAGLTLHVETLYGSNNHHIAESAFKGLARALRTAIEIDPRKADAVPSTKGTL from the coding sequence ATGCGCACCGCCAGCCTCACCCGCGCCACCAGCGAGACCCGGATCGAGGTCGCCGTCAACCTCGACGGCACCGGCCTCTATGAGATCGCCACCGGCATCGGCTTCCTCGACCATATGCTCGAGCAGCTGTCGCGCCACTCGCTGATCGATCTCAGGCTCCAGGCCGAGGGCGACCTCCACATCGACCAGCACCACACCGTCGAGGATTCGGCGCTGGCGCTGGGCACGGTGCTGGCCGAGGCGCTCGGCGACAAGAAGGGCATCCGCCGCTACGGCGACGCGCTCTCGCCGATGGACGAGACGCTGACCCGAGTCGCGCTCGACATCTCGGGCCGGCCCTATCTCGTCTGCAAGCTGCCCTTCACCCAGAAGCGGCTGGGCGAGATGGACACCGAGCTGTTCGAGCACTGGTTCCACAGCTTCGCGCAGACCGCGGGCCTCACGCTGCACGTCGAGACGCTCTACGGGTCGAACAACCACCATATCGCCGAGAGCGCGTTCAAGGGCCTCGCCCGCGCGCTTCGCACCGCGATCGAGATCGATCCGCGCAAGGCGGACGCGGTGCCCTCGACCAAGGGCACGCTCTGA
- a CDS encoding SspB family protein yields MSTPVPDSLIPYDEIVQEALRAVVGRVLGSIADAGGLPGEHHFYITFKTQAAGVDIPQRLIERFPDEMTIVIQHRFWDLKVDDRGFSVGLSFNQVPSTLVIPFAAITGFHDPAVNFELRFQAGDEQDDEPHEPADNDEPVAKPVEDGSNVVAVDFKRKK; encoded by the coding sequence ATGAGTACGCCCGTTCCCGACAGCCTGATTCCGTACGACGAGATCGTGCAAGAAGCCTTGCGTGCAGTGGTGGGGCGCGTGCTCGGCTCGATCGCGGACGCGGGCGGCCTGCCGGGCGAGCATCATTTCTATATCACCTTCAAGACCCAGGCGGCCGGGGTCGACATCCCCCAGCGCCTGATCGAGCGTTTCCCGGACGAGATGACGATCGTCATCCAGCACCGGTTCTGGGACCTCAAGGTCGACGACCGGGGCTTCTCGGTGGGCCTGAGCTTCAACCAGGTACCCTCGACGCTGGTGATCCCCTTTGCCGCGATCACCGGCTTCCATGATCCGGCGGTCAATTTCGAGCTCCGCTTCCAGGCCGGCGACGAGCAGGACGACGAGCCGCACGAGCCCGCCGACAACGACGAGCCCGTCGCCAAGCCGGTCGAAGACGGGTCGAACGTCGTCGCGGTGGATTTCAAGCGTAAGAAATGA
- the fumC gene encoding class II fumarate hydratase, with product MASATRTETDSIGAIEVPVDAYWGAQTQRSLENFPFGPTERMPIELVHALALVKQAAARVNRKHGLPAEIADAIETAAAEVAAGKLDDQFPLVIWQTGSGTQSNMNVNEVIAGRANEILTGTRGGKSPVHPNDHVNKSQSSNDSFPTAMHVAAAIAATRRLVPALERLEAALLAKAEAWDGIVKIGRTHLQDATPLTLGQEFSGYYAQVRLARTRLVPLVEHGLSKLAQGGTAVGTGLNAPPGFAEDIAAELARITGLPFETAPNKFEALATHDTLVDFSGRLNTLAVALTKIANDIRLLGSGPRSGIGELVLPANEPGSSIMPGKVNPTQCEMLTMVAAQVIGNHAAITVGGLQGHLELNVFKPLIGAAVLRSIHLLTVGMESFAERCVEGMEADERRIGELVARSLMLVTALAPEIGYDNAAKIAKHAHAEGLTLKEAGLALGLVDEATFDRVVRPETMVGR from the coding sequence ATGGCGAGTGCAACCCGAACCGAAACCGACTCGATCGGCGCGATCGAGGTGCCTGTCGACGCCTATTGGGGCGCCCAGACGCAGCGCAGCCTGGAGAACTTCCCCTTCGGCCCGACCGAGCGGATGCCGATCGAGCTCGTCCATGCCCTCGCGCTGGTGAAGCAGGCGGCGGCGCGGGTGAACCGCAAGCATGGCCTTCCCGCCGAGATCGCCGATGCGATCGAGACTGCGGCCGCCGAGGTGGCCGCGGGCAAGCTCGACGACCAGTTCCCGCTGGTGATCTGGCAGACCGGCAGCGGCACCCAGTCCAACATGAACGTCAACGAGGTGATCGCGGGCCGCGCCAACGAGATCCTCACCGGCACGCGCGGCGGCAAGTCGCCGGTCCACCCCAACGATCACGTCAACAAGTCGCAGTCGTCGAACGACAGCTTCCCGACCGCGATGCACGTCGCGGCGGCGATCGCGGCGACGCGGCGGCTGGTGCCGGCGCTGGAGCGGCTCGAGGCGGCGCTGCTCGCCAAGGCCGAGGCGTGGGACGGGATCGTCAAGATCGGTCGTACCCATCTTCAGGACGCAACGCCGCTGACGCTGGGGCAGGAATTCTCCGGCTATTACGCGCAGGTCCGGCTCGCCCGCACGCGGCTGGTGCCGCTGGTCGAGCATGGCCTCTCCAAGCTCGCGCAGGGAGGGACGGCGGTTGGTACCGGCCTCAACGCGCCGCCGGGCTTCGCCGAGGACATCGCCGCCGAACTCGCGCGGATCACCGGCCTGCCGTTCGAGACCGCGCCCAACAAGTTCGAGGCGCTGGCGACGCATGACACGCTGGTCGATTTCTCCGGCCGGCTCAACACGCTCGCGGTCGCGCTGACCAAGATCGCCAACGACATCCGCCTGCTCGGCTCCGGCCCGCGCTCGGGGATCGGCGAGCTGGTGCTGCCCGCCAACGAGCCGGGCAGCTCGATCATGCCTGGCAAGGTCAACCCGACCCAGTGCGAGATGCTGACGATGGTCGCCGCGCAGGTGATCGGCAACCATGCCGCGATCACCGTCGGCGGGCTGCAGGGGCATCTCGAGCTCAACGTGTTCAAGCCGCTGATCGGCGCCGCGGTGCTGCGCTCGATCCACCTGCTGACGGTGGGGATGGAGAGCTTCGCCGAACGCTGCGTCGAAGGGATGGAGGCGGACGAGCGGCGGATCGGCGAGTTGGTCGCGCGCTCGCTGATGCTGGTCACCGCGCTGGCGCCGGAGATCGGCTACGACAACGCCGCCAAGATCGCCAAGCACGCCCATGCCGAGGGGCTGACGTTGAAGGAAGCGGGGCTGGCGCTCGGGCTGGTCGACGAGGCGACCTTCGATCGCGTGGTACGGCCGGAGACGATGGTCGGGCGGTAG
- a CDS encoding SRPBCC family protein — protein sequence MTEKTVIRPEPLVIERHFDAPRAIVFQAWTTAEHIKNWYSPECFTTPDAVIECRPGGTFDICMQAPDGQQFWSRGRFIEVVENDRLSLETNVHFDDSGNVPFAARTQVTFADDGDGTLMTVRQEYEIYDEVVGKAAVGGAPEGWRTTLDKLEREVARIKG from the coding sequence ATGACCGAGAAGACCGTCATCCGCCCGGAACCGCTGGTGATCGAGCGCCATTTCGACGCGCCGCGTGCGATCGTGTTCCAGGCCTGGACCACCGCCGAGCACATAAAGAACTGGTACAGCCCCGAATGTTTCACGACCCCCGACGCGGTGATCGAGTGCCGGCCCGGCGGGACGTTCGACATCTGCATGCAGGCGCCCGACGGGCAGCAATTCTGGAGCCGCGGCCGCTTCATCGAAGTGGTCGAGAACGATCGCCTGTCGCTCGAGACCAACGTGCATTTCGATGACAGCGGCAACGTTCCTTTCGCAGCCAGGACCCAAGTCACTTTCGCCGACGACGGTGACGGGACGCTGATGACCGTGCGGCAGGAATATGAGATCTACGACGAGGTCGTCGGCAAGGCCGCGGTCGGCGGCGCGCCCGAAGGCTGGCGCACCACGCTCGACAAGCTCGAGCGCGAGGTGGCGAGGATCAAGGGGTGA
- a CDS encoding ArsR/SmtB family transcription factor — MLNESPSLDRVFHALADSTRRAMVARLALRPMPVSELAQPFAMSLSAVMQHLAVLEDSGLVRSHKAGRVRTCRIDPQTFGQVERWLADCRSEWESRLDKLEDYVNTLKGQQK; from the coding sequence ATGCTTAACGAATCGCCTTCTCTCGATCGTGTCTTCCATGCGCTCGCCGATTCCACCCGGCGCGCGATGGTGGCGCGGCTCGCGCTTCGGCCGATGCCGGTCAGCGAATTGGCGCAACCCTTCGCCATGTCGCTGTCCGCCGTCATGCAGCACCTCGCGGTGCTCGAGGACTCGGGGCTGGTCCGGTCGCACAAGGCCGGGCGGGTCCGGACCTGCCGCATCGATCCCCAGACGTTCGGCCAGGTCGAACGCTGGCTGGCCGATTGCCGCAGCGAGTGGGAGAGCCGGCTCGATAAGCTGGAAGACTATGTCAACACGCTGAAAGGACAGCAGAAATGA
- the gmk gene encoding guanylate kinase, translating to MADAREDDPHKFRRRGVLFVLSSPSGAGKSTIARKLLAAEPSLGMSVSATTRPMRPGEVDGKDYHFVDLERFREMVSNHEFLEWAHVFGHRYGTPRGPVEAMLKSGQDVLFDIDWQGAQQLYQIAGGDVVRVFVLPPSMEELHRRLTHRATDSMEVIEARMARAAAEVSHWDGYDYVLVNDDVERCFECVRTILAAERLKRSRQTGLIGFIRGLTTST from the coding sequence ATGGCCGACGCCCGAGAAGACGATCCCCACAAGTTCCGCCGCCGCGGCGTATTGTTCGTGCTGTCCTCGCCGTCGGGCGCCGGCAAGTCGACGATCGCGCGCAAGCTGCTCGCGGCCGAGCCGAGCCTCGGCATGTCGGTGTCGGCGACGACGCGGCCGATGCGGCCGGGCGAGGTCGACGGCAAGGACTATCATTTCGTCGACCTCGAGCGCTTCCGCGAGATGGTGTCGAACCACGAGTTCCTCGAATGGGCGCATGTCTTCGGCCATCGCTATGGCACACCGCGGGGACCGGTGGAGGCGATGCTGAAGTCCGGCCAGGACGTGCTGTTCGACATCGACTGGCAGGGCGCGCAGCAGCTCTACCAGATCGCCGGCGGCGACGTGGTGCGCGTGTTCGTGCTGCCACCGTCGATGGAGGAGCTGCATCGCCGGCTCACGCACCGCGCCACCGATTCGATGGAGGTGATCGAGGCGCGGATGGCGCGCGCGGCGGCCGAGGTCAGCCACTGGGACGGCTATGACTATGTCCTGGTCAACGACGACGTCGAGCGCTGCTTCGAGTGCGTGCGCACCATCTTGGCGGCAGAGCGTTTGAAGAGGTCGCGGCAGACGGGCCTGATCGGCTTTATCAGGGGGCTCACTACCTCGACATAG